Proteins encoded within one genomic window of Arachis ipaensis cultivar K30076 chromosome B08, Araip1.1, whole genome shotgun sequence:
- the LOC107610857 gene encoding 3-ketoacyl-CoA synthase 2-like gives MMSFFLLSLLSILAISYYYNNFLITTIQHFLVHDFHLDKSYAEFILVSIRCGMLASILATLYCYLMKPTRNKHVYLVDFACYKPHNPACMCTKEHFLKLIKSTGKFRDESLDFIRKILERSGIGEKTYIPECIMKFPKYISLDQAKGETESVMIGAIDELLLKTKVKKEEIGIIVTNCSLFNNIPSLSSMIINHYKLSHNVLTYNLSGMGCSAGLISVDLAQQLLQVRPNSYALVFSTENLSSKVYFGNNRSMLVSNCLFRVGGAAILLSNRSSDSHRSKYYLKHIVRTHNGSQDQYYNSILEKEDEDGVSTGIALSKNIMNSAGKTLKANISTLGKDVLPLIEQLKFLANLVARNFLKTRVIEAYTPNFMLAFEHICIHTGGKAVQEEMQKVLKLSDWHMEPSRMTLYRYGNTSSSSVWYELAYCEAKGRVKKGHRIWQIAFGSGFKCNSAVWCALQTIHPFKEKNPWIDEIHEFPVNVPN, from the exons ATGATGAGTTTCTTTCTTCTGTCATTATTATCTATTCTCGCTATttcttattattataataatttccTCATCACTACGATTCAACACTTCTTGGTTCATGATTTCCACTTGGACAAGTCTTATGCTGAGTTTATTCTAGTTTCCATACGGTGTGGCATGTTAGCATCAATATTAGCCACACTATATTGTTACCTAATGAAACCCACAAGAAATAAACACGTTTATCTTGTGGATTTTGCATGCTACAAACCTCATAATCCTGCATGCATGTGCACTAAGGAGCATTTCTTGAAGTTAATAAAGAGTACAGGAAAATTTCGAGATGAGAGCTTAGATTTCATACGGAAGATTCTAGAGAGGTCTGGAATTGGTGAAAAGACCTACATTCCGGAATGTATCATGAAATTCCCGAAATACATAAGCTTGGATCAGGCAAAGGGTGAGACAGAATCCGTGATGATTGGCGCCATTGATGAACTTTTGTTGAAAACAAAAGTGAAAAAAGAGGAAATTGGAATCATTGTGACCAATTGTTCTTTGTTCAATAACATACCCTCTCTCAGTTCAATGATTATCAACCATTACAAGCTTAGCCACAATGTCTTGACCTATAATCTTAGTGGCATGGGTTGCAGTGCTGGACTTATTTCCGTTGATCTTGCCCAACAACTATTGCAG GTACGTCCTAATTCTTATGCCTTAGTGTTCAGCACTGAAAACCTGAGTAGCAAAGTGTACTTTGGAAACAATCGTTCCATGCTTGTATCCAATTGTCTCTTTCGAGTGGGAGGTGCAGCAATTTTACTCTCCAACCGTTCTTCTGATTCTCATCGTTCCAAATATTATCTTAAACACATTGTTCGCACCCACAATGGTTCTCAAGATCAATACTACAATAGCATCcttgaaaaagaagatgaagatggtGTTTCTACTGGCATTGCGCTTTCGAAGAACATTATGAATTCTGCAGGAAAAACCCTTAAAGCAAACATTTCAACTCTTGGAAAAGATGTGTTACCCTTGATTGAACAACTTAAATTTCTCGCAAATTTAGTTGCAAGAAATTTTTTGAAGACAAGGGTCATAGAGGCATATACTCCAAATTTTATGCTTGCTTTTGAGCACATTTGCATTCATACAGGAGGAAAAGCAGTACAAGAGGAAATGCAAAAAGTGCTTAAACTAAGTGATTGGCATATGGAACCTTCTAGAATGACTCTCTATAGATATGGTAACACTTCAAGCAGCTCAGTGTGGTATGAATTGGCATATTGTGAGGCCAAAGGAAGAGTCAAGAAGGGTCATCGGATATGGCAGATTGCATTTGGGTCAGGATTCAAATGCAATAGTGCTGTCTGGTGTGCATTGCAAACCATTCATCCATTCAAGGAGAAGAACCCTTGGATAGATGAGATTCATGAATTTCCTGTTAATGTTCCAAACTAA